ACACATCCTCTCATCGGCGCTCTTCCGAAGTAACGTGTTTAACAGACGATGGATTAGTCAGGCTTAGGGTTCCATCGTCGGAGGCCGAAACGATGCGGCTGCCATCGGGGGAAAAGGCGCACGCCTCCACCTCATATGTGTGGCCCTTGAGGGTGGCCAGTTCGGCTTTCTTAGTATCCCAAAGCTTCAGGGAGAAAAGCCCAGCCGAAACGATGCGGCTGCCATCGGGGGAAAAGGCGCACGCCACCACCTCCTTCGTGTGGCCCGCAAGGCTGGCCACTTCGGTCCCTGTCTGAGCATCCCAAAGCTTCAGTGTGCTCTCGAAGAGCCCGGAAGCCGAAACGATGCGGCTGCCATCGGGGGAAAAGGTGCAAGCCTTCACCTCACACGTATGGCCCGCAAGGGTCGCCAGTTCGGCTCCTGTCTTAGCATCCCAAAGCTTCAGGGTCGTATCGACGGACGCCGAAACGATGCGGATGCCATCGGGGGAAAAGGCGCACGCACGCACCGTATCTGTGTGGCCCCTGAGGGTGGCCAGTTCGGCTCCTGTCTTAGCATCCCAAAGCTTCAGGGTATCATCCCCGGAACCCGAAACGATGCTGCCGCCATCGGGGGAAAAGACGCACGCCGTCACCCACCCTGTGTGGCCCTTGAGGGTGCCCAGTTTCGCTCCTGTCTTAGCATCCCAAAGCTTCAGGCTCTTCCGGGAAGCCGAAACGATGCGACTGCCATCGGGGGAAAAGGCGCACGCGTTCACGCCCCCCCTTTCACCACGCTCTTTTTTTTGTGGCCTGCAAGGGTGGCCAGTTCGGCTCCTGTCTTGGCATCCCAAAGCTTCAGGGTATCATCCTTGGACGCCGAAACGATGCGGTTGCCATCGGGGGAAAAGGCGTAAGCCTCCACCGAATCCGTGTGACCCTTGAGGGTGGCCAGTTCGGCTCCCGTCTTAGCATCCCAAAGCTTCAGAGTGTTGTCCGAGGAAGCCGAAACGATGCGGCTGCCATCGGGGGAAAACGCGCAGGCGTCCACCCAAAACGTATGGCCCGCAAGGGTGGCCAGCTCGGCGCCTGTCTGAGCATCCCAAACCTTCAGGGTGTTGTCCCAGGAGGCCGAAACCACGCGGCTGCCATCGGGGGAAAAGGCGCACCCCACGACAAAACTTGTATGGCCCTCAAGGGTCATCAAGCAAGCCGAGCGTGATTGAGGCTTATTCACATACTGAAACCAGGGGCGAGTTTCAAGTCCCACTTCCATGCGGGCGTGCGCAGCGCGAGCAGGCGCCGTAGAGTCCGGCTCATTCGCCGCCTGTTGGAAAGTGAGCGCAGCCTTCCTGACCAGCTCGTGACTCTGGGCATGCACAAAGCGGGCAAAGTCATCCAGGCCGGATCGCGATTCAACCGGAACACCTTCCGCACTCAACGCGGATTCATAGTCTGCTCCCAGGTCGTAGGTCATCGCCGCCTGGCATTTCAACTCGATGAATTGCAGGTCACAAAGTATTCCAACCAGCGCCTCCCAGTTTCTTGCCCTCATTTGCTGGTGAGGGAGTTCATCGAGGGCGCGCGCATACGGCTCTCTCCACCGCTCGTTCAGGTAGTCCGCTATCGCGCTATGTGCAGCATCGCGACTGCTTTTCTCCGATAGATACCGTTTCCCAACTGCTTCCTTGAGCTGACCATGAAAGAAGTCGATCACGCCGGAACGTTCGAACAGATAGGCGCTCAGGGAACGGTAGAGGCGGCTCCATAACATGTCAGGTAGTTTGGGCGCCTCGGCGGCAGGTTCAATGCGCGGCGCATGAGCTTTGAGCAGCGTCTGTAACTCTTCCGCGGTCATACCGTGGCGCCCGCAAGCAATGTAAGACATGCAATCACCGACAAGCGCAGGATTGAAGTCGGATTCGATGCGTTCCAGCACCTGATCGAACAGAGCGGGCACGTTGTCGGGAAGCCTGTTGATTCTGCCGCCCAGCTCTTCGAACTTGCCGAAGACCCGCAGTTCTTCCAGTGCTACCAGAATGTACAGCGGATTTCCCTGTTCTACTTTTCGATAAAACTCCCGCTCCACGTCAGGGTTTGGAAACTCGTGACGGATTTCGCGCAAGTACGTCCCGGCCAACTCTCTTATCTCCGGAGCGGTGAGTCCCGTGACGGTCTCTTCCGGCGGCTTGATCCTTCGCTGCAGCATCGCGTCGCGCGCGTCGCCTTTCAGAGTGCTGATCACCACGCGCACGTTCTTAGGCAGCACCTGAGGAAGCCAGTGCATGGAGTGCGCGTGATCGGACTGCTCCAACTGGTTTACCGCATCGATGATGATCAACAGGTTTCGCTGCTCGCTCGCGCTTGTTAGCAGCTCGGGAAACAGCTTGAGTAATTCTTTGATATCCTCTGGCGCATCTTCAGTGACGCCGGTGGCGCGGTTTAGATGCGTGCACAACCTGCGCAGCATCTGGCGCAGACTCGTGGAAGAAGGGAATGCCCCGACAAAATGCCCGAGGATCAGCCAGTCCGGATGCAGGCGCAATGCTTCTTCGGTGAAGCGGGCCATCAAAGCGGACTTGCCGCAGCCGGGTTCTCCGATGATCACCAGCAACGATGGATTCTCATCGCCGTTGCAGAATCCGTGCATGCGGTCGAGCAGATCGCGGCGGCCAACGAAGCGACGCGTGCGGTCGGCCATGAACAACTCATGAAGCTCGGCTTCCTGCCCCAGCCAGTCTCTCTCTTCACTGGGCGCCTGCTCTGCCTCGGCTTCGATCCGCTCCCAAAGCGTGTTCAGAACAAGCTGCCCAAACGCCTCGATGCCGTCATATTCGGAATGTGGCAACTCTGCATCTACAATCTCCTTCTTCAGCGCATCGAGCTTGTCCCGATCATCCTGGTTCTGCTCGAAGAAGTCGATTGTCTTTGTGCCTGCAATCTGGCGAGAGAGAGCTTCGCTCCGGAAGAAGAAGAAGCTTCGGTCCTTCTGGTAGATCGAATAGCGCTCGAACACAGAGCGGATGATGTCTGCATCTTCCGGCGCTACATCTTCCTGCAGGAGATACTTGTGTCTATCCGTATCCCAGTTGTAGCAGCGGACCAGGCAGTCCTTCTGCTCGATCGAGAGAGTCTGTCCTTCGAGCTGAACTTCGAGTTGATCTGCGAGCTGATCTGCGAGGATCTTGCGCAGGTCCACTACCTGCTTCGGAATGCTCCCGTGCAATACTCCGTGATAGATTTCTTGTGCGGTGATGGAGTGGCGGTGACCTTCGGGAACAAAACCATAACGATGCCCCAGGATTCCGAGAAAGTAGGGGCGGCAACTATCGATCTCATCCAGACAAATGTCGAGCGCCTTTCCGTGTTCGGCATCGGCCTCGGTAACACCCCAGCGAAGATCCACGTCGACCAGTTGCACGTGTTTGGTTCGACATCTTTCTTTCAGTTCGGGAAACACCACGCGAACCAGATGATCGCGCTCAAGGTGCATATCCCGAAAGGTCGAGGAGATGAAAACCCGTACCGTCTTCCAACCTGCTGCCATTGAGCAACCTCTGTGATTCGACTCTATCGGTTCCCTGTGATCACGCTGATGTAGTCTACTCCGTGCTCATCGGCTTAGCATCCGTCGCAGCAAGCAGATAATACTAAGTGGGTTTTGTGCGACCTTCGGGTTGTGAGAGGATAGGCTCCTGCTGTGATTGCCAGGGGCGAGGAGAACTCAGATGAAACACGGTGATCCGTTGAAATCCGAACATCGCTCAGACTGGCAATGGCGTATCGGCCTGCTTGTTGCCGCGACCGCTTTTGGGTTTGGCGCTTTCGGGCTGTGGGAATACGAGAGCGCCGCGGAACACGGCGCCCACCCGGATGCCGTCTCGGTCTTCTACCATACGCTGCAGTTGTTCATTCTTCACGCGCCTCATCTGGAACACGCGGCGCCCTGGCAACTGCACGTCGGCCGAATGCTCGCCGCGGGGTTGTTCTTTGCAGCCGCCGGCAAGGCTTTCGTTAAAGTGTTTCGCGATGAACTCTTGCTGGTGCGACTGTGGTTGCCGTGGCGGCGGGGACACGTGGTTGTTTGCGGTCTTGGTGACCTGGGTCTGCGTTTGGCGCTCGATGGGCGGAAGCGGGGGCGGTTTGTTGTGGCCATCGAGAAGCATTCTGCTTCAGGCGCGTTGGAGCAAGCGCGCGCGTGCGGGGTGCTGGTAATAGAAGGGGATGCGCGCGACCCCGCGCAGTTGCGCCGGGCGCGAGTAGAGCGTGCTGAGTTTCTTGTTGCTGCTTGTCCGGACGATCACACCAACGTAGCCGTCGCCTCGATCGCCGGCCAGTTTGCGCAACGGGAGAAACTAGGAGCCCCGCTTGTTTGCCGCCTCTTGATTCGCGACCCTGAGCTTCGCGCGATCGTCAGCGACGAAGCCCTCTTCCCTCACACAGGACCGGGCTATCGAGTCAATTTCAGCGATCTCGACCTCGAGGCTACCGCGGCTAGACAGGCGTTGCGCCGGTATCCGCTCGACTTCGAGTCAATTCAGCAGGACGACCAGACCGCGGTTCATCTGGTGGTGATCGGCTTTGGCCAGATCGGCAAGAGCCTTGCGCTGCAAGCGGCACGCATAGGCCACTTTGCCAACGAAGTTGGGGGAGGCCACATGCAGCTTCGGATCACCGTTGCGGACACGGATCCGAGCGGCTGGAATGGCTTCGCGTCACGATACAAGAACCTGCAGAAGGTGTGCGCCGCGGATTTCTTTGTGCATAAGCTCGGCGATGCCGGCTTCATCAGCGCGCTTGCCGCTCTTAGTCCGGCGGCGGGCTCGCGCCTCGCATTGGTCACCTACGCTATCTGCATCGAAGGCGAAGAAGAAGACAATAATTGTGACCGAACCAACCTGCGGCTGGGGTTGGAACTGTCGAAGCTATTAGCCGGCCGTCCGGCGAGGGTGTTGATTCATCAGACTTCTTCTGGCGGCTTCGCCTCGTTGTTCCCGAACCAAGGTCGTGGCCGCGGACTGAGCAATAATATCCACGCATTCGGGATGGAAGAAGGCGTGTACACCTGGGACGTTCTGTTGCACGAAAGTGAAGATGACCTGGCGAAAGCCGTGCATGAAAACTATCAGGCCACGAGCGGCGAGGCAGGGGTGCCGCGTTGGGGGGAACTCCCGGAGCACTTTAAGGAATCCAACCGGCAGGCCGCGGACCATATTCCGATCAAGCTCCGGGCGCTTGGTTACGTCGACCGTCCCGTTGATGAACGCACCGAGCGAATCGGGCGCTTCGATGAAAAGCAGATGGAGCTGCTCGCTAAGATGGAACACGCTCGCTGGTGCGCCGAACGCTTTCTCGCTGGTTGGGAATACGGAAAGCCGACCGCGCGCGAACTCAAGATCAACGAAAGCCTCGTGCTCTGGAATGAGCTCAAAGAGAAGGACAGGAAGAAGGATTGGAACCAAATCAACGCGATTCCGGAGATTCTCCGCCTGGTGGGGCGGGGCATCTACCGAAAGGAAGATTGAGCGACTCGCATCGCCCGCGCGGGTGACCCACTGCCCCAGCCCGGATCAACGACTCTTACGTCGAGAGCACTAAACTCAACATTCGATGTTCTCAACGAACCGATCTCAACTCCGCAACTCAATCCGCTAGCCCGCGCGCCGTCGCCGTCCTCGCGAAATCGTAACATTCTCGTGCTGCTGTCTCGCGGCACGCTGCTCGCACCCACCTAGAAACGAACTACAAGAACTCAACGCTAGCTTGAAGGCAAGAGGCGCGATGACCAAGACGATGATTGGCAGTCGGGTAGATCATCGTCGCTTTCGCGACCGGCGTTCGGTTCAGAGTCAGCTAACGAGATGGCGGTGACCGATTGTGACTTGCTGCTATTGAAGATTGAGAAACCGGAACGAACGCTAGCTTTGCGCGCGGATAACCCGTGTGACTTTGAGACCGCGCACGCCGCCCGATTGTTGATGTGGTCTGATTTAAGAGAGCGGCTTATCGAGCGGATCGTTTCAACGTGCGAATCGAAAACCGCGGAGGTAGATGAAATGACAACCAGTCTCGGCAAATTGAGCCTGATCGCGCTTGCTTTCTGCGTTCTGAACGGTGTTACGAATGCGCAGACACAATCTCAGGCGCGAGCTTCGAGGTTCGAGGTAGCGACGTTCTTCGGAGCGATGATCGCCGGCAAACAAGTAGCGCGCAGAGTCAATGCAACGGGAGGCGAGCAACTGATAGCGAGACTGGATCACGGGGGTGCGCTCGGCTTGCGAGCCGGCGTACACAGCGAGCTGATTGGCTTGGAAGCTAATTTTCTCACCACCGGCAACGCCGTGGTGGTCAGGAATGAGTTTGGCGTGCTGTTTCCCCATCACGCTGAAACGCCTTTGCTTTACTCCGGCGAGGCGCTGCTTTATCCGCTTCGCAGGGCGGTCAGAGAGGGCAGGGTACGGCCTTATGTAACGAGCGGCATAGGAGGGATGTTGATATCCGCCGACCTCGACAACATCAACGATCAGGAACCACACCACCGTTTGATGTGGAATGCGGGAGGCGGAGTGAAACTGTTTGCCGGCAAAGCGCCGGCAGTTTTTGTCGACGTCCGATTCACAAATCATCGGTTGCTTGGCTCACGCGGAACGGGCGCGATTGATCTCCGCTCGATAGCCGTGGGAGTGGGTTATCGGTTCTGAGAGGGAGGCGCGCGCGAGAAAAGAGATATCAATTTCGCGCAAAGAAGCGAAGACGCTTAAGACGCAAAGGAAGGAAATGCAGGACAATATCTTTGAAGCCTTTCTAAAGCGCCAATACCAGGACGGCATCGCGCTGGCTGCATCGAGCGATCTTATCGAGATCTATCCGATGGCCGGCGATCCGCCGGACCGCTACATCGCCGAGTTTCGATGCAAGGGGCTGATGCGGTCCGAGGGTGGTGACGTGGTTGAAGCCGATCGTTTCGAGGTCGGCATCTGGTTTCCGTCCGACTACCTTCGGCGCGCCGAGCCGTTTCAAGTTCTGACCTGGCTGGGGCCGTTTGACGTGTTTCACCCGAACATCAGCGACAAGGCGCCCTTTATCTGCGTCGGCAAGCTGGCGCCGAACACGGCTCTTGTCGACATTTTGTATCAGTGCTTCGAGATCATCACCTACAACAAGGTGACGATGAGGGAGGACGACGCACTCAACAGAGAAGCCTGCGTGTGGGCGCGTGAGAATCAGCACAGGTTTCCGATCGAT
This portion of the Acidobacteriota bacterium genome encodes:
- a CDS encoding WD40 repeat domain-containing protein, whose amino-acid sequence is MNACAFSPDGSRIVSASRKSLKLWDAKTGAKLGTLKGHTGWVTACVFSPDGGSIVSGSGDDTLKLWDAKTGAELATLRGHTDTVRACAFSPDGIRIVSASVDTTLKLWDAKTGAELATLAGHTCEVKACTFSPDGSRIVSASGLFESTLKLWDAQTGTEVASLAGHTKEVVACAFSPDGSRIVSAGLFSLKLWDTKKAELATLKGHTYEVEACAFSPDGSRIVSASDDGTLSLTNPSSVKHVTSEERR
- a CDS encoding DUF4062 domain-containing protein, which encodes MAAGWKTVRVFISSTFRDMHLERDHLVRVVFPELKERCRTKHVQLVDVDLRWGVTEADAEHGKALDICLDEIDSCRPYFLGILGHRYGFVPEGHRHSITAQEIYHGVLHGSIPKQVVDLRKILADQLADQLEVQLEGQTLSIEQKDCLVRCYNWDTDRHKYLLQEDVAPEDADIIRSVFERYSIYQKDRSFFFFRSEALSRQIAGTKTIDFFEQNQDDRDKLDALKKEIVDAELPHSEYDGIEAFGQLVLNTLWERIEAEAEQAPSEERDWLGQEAELHELFMADRTRRFVGRRDLLDRMHGFCNGDENPSLLVIIGEPGCGKSALMARFTEEALRLHPDWLILGHFVGAFPSSTSLRQMLRRLCTHLNRATGVTEDAPEDIKELLKLFPELLTSASEQRNLLIIIDAVNQLEQSDHAHSMHWLPQVLPKNVRVVISTLKGDARDAMLQRRIKPPEETVTGLTAPEIRELAGTYLREIRHEFPNPDVEREFYRKVEQGNPLYILVALEELRVFGKFEELGGRINRLPDNVPALFDQVLERIESDFNPALVGDCMSYIACGRHGMTAEELQTLLKAHAPRIEPAAEAPKLPDMLWSRLYRSLSAYLFERSGVIDFFHGQLKEAVGKRYLSEKSSRDAAHSAIADYLNERWREPYARALDELPHQQMRARNWEALVGILCDLQFIELKCQAAMTYDLGADYESALSAEGVPVESRSGLDDFARFVHAQSHELVRKAALTFQQAANEPDSTAPARAAHARMEVGLETRPWFQYVNKPQSRSACLMTLEGHTSFVVGCAFSPDGSRVVSASWDNTLKVWDAQTGAELATLAGHTFWVDACAFSPDGSRIVSASSDNTLKLWDAKTGAELATLKGHTDSVEAYAFSPDGNRIVSASKDDTLKLWDAKTGAELATLAGHKKKSVVKGGA
- a CDS encoding NAD-binding protein, encoding MKHGDPLKSEHRSDWQWRIGLLVAATAFGFGAFGLWEYESAAEHGAHPDAVSVFYHTLQLFILHAPHLEHAAPWQLHVGRMLAAGLFFAAAGKAFVKVFRDELLLVRLWLPWRRGHVVVCGLGDLGLRLALDGRKRGRFVVAIEKHSASGALEQARACGVLVIEGDARDPAQLRRARVERAEFLVAACPDDHTNVAVASIAGQFAQREKLGAPLVCRLLIRDPELRAIVSDEALFPHTGPGYRVNFSDLDLEATAARQALRRYPLDFESIQQDDQTAVHLVVIGFGQIGKSLALQAARIGHFANEVGGGHMQLRITVADTDPSGWNGFASRYKNLQKVCAADFFVHKLGDAGFISALAALSPAAGSRLALVTYAICIEGEEEDNNCDRTNLRLGLELSKLLAGRPARVLIHQTSSGGFASLFPNQGRGRGLSNNIHAFGMEEGVYTWDVLLHESEDDLAKAVHENYQATSGEAGVPRWGELPEHFKESNRQAADHIPIKLRALGYVDRPVDERTERIGRFDEKQMELLAKMEHARWCAERFLAGWEYGKPTARELKINESLVLWNELKEKDRKKDWNQINAIPEILRLVGRGIYRKED